The following are encoded together in the Triticum dicoccoides isolate Atlit2015 ecotype Zavitan chromosome 6B, WEW_v2.0, whole genome shotgun sequence genome:
- the LOC119323129 gene encoding glycosyltransferase BC10-like, which translates to MKVSWVWQRGSKDMTAMPHPRHRTAKKPMWIIVLLSIVCVSLIGAYVYPPRRYSTCYFFASSVCTPFKDWLPAVTRRELTDQEVFSSVVIRDLLAMPMPVSKKPKIAFMFLTPGSLPFEKLWERFLQGHEGRYSIYIHASREKPVHSSPLFVGREIRSEKVVWGRVSMVDAEKRLLGNALLDIDNQFFVLLSDSCIPLHTFDYIYNYLMGTNVSFIDSFLDPGPHGSGRYSIEMFPEIEHRDFRKGAQWFAITRRHAILIMADNLYYGKFKLYCKPTVGRNCIADEHYLPTLFKIVDPGGISNYSVTHVDWSEGKWHPRSYRAADITYELLRNITYFNEIVHIASDETRTVTSTPCILNGRKRPCFLFARKFYPDAVNNLLKLFPSYTSA; encoded by the exons ATGAAAGTATCGTGGGTGTGGCAGCGGGGCAGCAAGGACATGACAGCCATGCCACATCCGCGCCACCGCACTGCCAAGAAGCCCATGTGGATAATTGTGCTACTGTCAATTGTTTGTGTTTCGTTGATCGGGGCTTATGTCTATCCTCCACGGCGCTACTCGACCTGTTACTTCTTTGCTTCAAGTGTTTGTACTCCCTTTAAGGATTGGCTCCCTGCTGTGACCCGGCGGGAGCTGACCGATCAAGAGGTTTTTTCGTCTGTGGTCATCAGAGATTTGCTTGCAATGCCTATGCCCGTGTCCAAGAAGCCAAAGATTGCATTTATGTTCTTGACACCTGGTTCATTGCCCTTCGAGAAATTGTGGGAGAGATTTTTGCAG GGCCATGAGGGACGATATTCCATCTATATCCATGCATCGCGTGAAAAGCCTGTGCATTCTAGTCCTTTGTTTGTGGGCCGAGAAATTCGCAGTGAAAAG GTAGTATGGGGCAGGGTTTCAATGGTTGATGCAGAGAAAAGGCTGTTAGGAAATGCATTGCTAGATATTGATAATCAATTTTTCGTCTTGCTTTCTGACAG CTGTATTCCACTACATACATTTGATTACATCTATAATTATCTGATGGGAACAAATGTTAGCTTCATTGACAG TTTCCTGGATCCTGGTCCTCATGGAAGTGGAAGGTATTCTATAGAAATGTTTCCTGAAATAGAGCACAGGGACTTCAGGAAGGGTGCGCAG TGGTTTGCTATAACAAGAAGGCATGCTATACTGATTATGGCAGACAACCTCTACTACGGTAAATTCAAGCTATATTGCAAG CCAACAGTGGGACGGAACTGTATCGCCGATGAGCACTATTTGCCAACCTTGTTCAAA ATAGTAGATCCTGGCGGGATTTCTAATTATTCAGTGACACATGTTGACTGGTCTGAGGGGAAATGGCATCCGAGGTCCTATAGAGCTGCTGATATTACCTATGAACTCTTAAGAAACATAACG TATTTCAATGAGATTGTGCACATTGCAAGTGATGAGACT AGAACTGTGACATCGACCCCATGTATATTGAACGGAAGAAAGAGACCGTGCTTCCTTTTTGCAAGAAAATTTTACCCAGATGCTGTCAACAATCTACTGAAGCTATTTCCCAGTTACACATCTGCTTGA
- the LOC119323128 gene encoding putative clathrin assembly protein At5g57200 yields MGSWRKAYGALKDSTRVGLAKVHSDFKDLDIAIVKATNHVECPPKERHVRKIFLATSVTRPRADVAYCIYALSRRLSKTKNWTVALKTLIVIHRLMREGDPTFKEEFLAHSHKRNLLHMARFKDDSSPLAWDCSAWVRTYALFLEERLECFRNLKYDIETERPMRSPQHSAMAHSRTRTLPCLDLMEHLPSLQQLLFRLMGCQPEGLACSNDLIQYALALALEESFKIYCAINDGIINLVDMFFDMPRYDAIKALAIYKRASMQAENLADFYEFCKDLELARTFQFPTLRQPPPSFLAAMEEYIREAARPTIRRLDSERKLLTYSQEAPTEPEKPAEEEKEEPTKLEQEPVPDPTPEPERQLLAMETTGDLLNLDEEVNPFVVDLDEHNALALAIVGPGDGSKASTCQNLFSGSTSGWELALVAAPSRFTSQPMETKLAGGFDIMLLDSLYEDSARRQQITRVTYNGSLGQANNPFETNDLFAISNSFAPPSNVQLAMVTQQQQYFQAQQHQQQCYYQPQLQQQQQYFQSQQHQHQYFQQQPQYCVHPAGTYNPFGDPFTDLVTLDAPPKQGNLTLL; encoded by the exons ATGGGGTCGTGGCGCAAGGCCTACGGCGCCCTCAAGGACTCCACCAGGGTCGGCCTCGCCAAGGTCCACAGCGACTTCAAG GATTTGGATATTGCCATTGTCAAGGCGACCAACCACGTGGAATGCCCTCCCAAGGAGCGCCACGTCAGAA AAATATTCTTGGCAACCTCGGTGACCCGCCCTCGCGCCGATGTCGCCTACTGCATATACGCCTTGTCGAGAAGGCTGTCCAAGACAAAGAATTGGACC GTTGCCTTAAAGACGTTGATAGTGATACACAGGCTTATGCGAGAAGGCGATCCTACTTTCAAGGAGGAGTTCCTGGCCCACTCCCACAAAAGAAACCTTTTGCACATGGCGCGTTTCAAGGATGACTCGAGCCCATTAG CTTGGGATTGCTCCGCGTGGGTTCGCACCTACGCGCTCTTTCTGGAGGAACGGCTTGAGTGCTTTAGGAATCTAAAATACGACATCGAAACCGAGCGTCCGATGAGATCTCCCCAGCATTCTGCCATG GCACATAGTAGAACCAGGACGCTGCCCTGCCTTGATCTTATGGAGCATTTGCCTTCATTGCAGCAGCTGCTCTTCCGGCTTATGGGCTGCCAG CCTGAAGGTTTAGCATGCTCAAATGACCTTATTCAATATGCATTAGCCTTG GCTTTGGAGGAGAGCTTTAAAATATATTGCGCAATCAATGATGGAATCATCAACCTTGTTGATATG TTCTTTGACATGCCGAGGTATGATGCTATCAAGGCTCTTGCAATCTATAAAAGAGCTAGCATGCAG GCAGAAAACCTTGCTGATTTTTACGAATTCTGCAAGGATCTTGAGCTTGCCAGGACATTCCAGTTTCCTACTCTCAGACAG CCACCCCCATCATTTCTTGCAGCCATGGAGGAGTACATCAGAGAAGCGGCACGTCCCACAATCAGGAGACTG GACAGTGAGAGGAAGCTACTAACATACAGCCAGGAAGCTCCAACAGAACCCGAAAAGCCGGCCGAAGAGGAGAAAGAAGAACCTACAAAGCTTGAACAAGAACCGGTGCCTGACCCTACGCCTGAGCCTGAACGACAACTGCTGGCAATGGAAACCACTGGAGATTTACTC AACCTGGATGAGGAGGTGAATCCCTTTGTCGTGGATCTTGATGAACACAACGCGCTTGCACTCGCTATTGTGGGACCAG GAGATGGAAGCAAAGCATCAACTTGTCAAAACTTGTTTTCTGGCAGCACATCTGGATGGGAGCTGGCCCTCGTCGCTGCTCCAAGCCGCTTCACCAGCCAACCAATGGAGACCAAATTG GCTGGGGGCTTTGACATAATGCTACTCGACAGCCTATACGAAGACAGTGCGAGGAGGCAGCAGATCACCCGCGTGACCTACAATGGCAGCCTTGGACAAGCCAACAACCCCTTCGAAACGAACGACCTTTTCGCCATATCCAACAGCTTTGCGCCGCCTTCCAACGTCCAGCTGGCAATGGTGACCCAGCAGCAGCAATACTTCCAGGCTCAACAACATCAGCAGCAATGCTACTACCAGCCCcagctgcagcagcagcagcagtatttCCAGTCTCAGCAGCATCAGCACCAGTATTTCCAGCAGCAGCCTCAGTATTGTGTGCATCCGGCCGGAACTTACAATCCGTTTGGTGACCCTTTCACTGACCTTGTAACACTGGATGCTCCTCCAAAACAAGGCAATTTAACTTTGCTCTGA